The nucleotide window TTGTCCTCTGCCAGTCCTCCCACCAGGCTGCCCATCCTGGCTGGACCTGTCTGGAGCACCTCACACCCTGCATGCTCCAGCATGCAGCAACCTCACTGCAGGTTGTTCAACCACGTCCACCGAAACCCAGCCGAGATAATCACTTGAGTTTAATCTAAGGCTTGGCAGAGGTGAAGGGCTCCTGGCTTACCCCAGCATGCCCACTTAATCTCTTAATGCACTGATTGCCTTTTGCAGTGACTTTAATCTCCAGTTTTCAGAAAGGACCTATTCCTACCAGAAACTTGAGcaaacctggtccagtggaaggtgtccctcccatggcagggggttggaactggatgatctttaaggtcccttccaacccattcaaTGAATCTATGAGAGCTATTGCCTGCAGAAGGGTTTGGTCTCTTGTGTCCTGTCTGTTTGTACCAGTGGGCATACAGACGTGCACAATACTCAGGAATTGtcctctgtgtcctccttcccctccaggcTATTCGAGCCATCAACCGCTGCAACGAGACGATGACGGCTGAGGAGTTCACCAACATGGTGTTTGACAAAATAGATATCAATGGAGATGGTGAGGAACTTCCCTGTGCagtgccactgctgctcctgcttcccccttagaatcacagaaacgttaaggttggaaaagacctccaagatcatcaagtccaaccatcaacccaacaccaccatgtccccaagtgccatggccacaggtttcttgaacatctccagaggtggtgactctaccacctccctgggcagcctgttgcaatgcctgaccactctggcagtcaagaaattgtttctcatttccaacctaaacctcccctggtgcaatttgaggcaatttcctctcatGCTATTGCTAcacaaccccacttccctcagccactcctcaccagacctgttctccagacccttcaccagctttgttgcccttctctggacacagggTTCAGTCTGCCAGAGCAGTTCCAGGTGCCAGATGTCCCAAAACACTAGGACATGGGGACAACTGGTGGAGGGTGGCTCTCTGTGAAGGTTTAGCTCctcatcccctccctgggctgcagccagctcgaGGGGACACTGCCAACTGCCCCTTGTGACACTGGCAGGGTAGGGATCTGCACAGGGTTCATCTGCGATGGGATTTGGGACACACAGACCTAGGACCCCGTTTTATAGTGGGTGCAAAACTCCTGGGGGGCTGCTCCAAGGTGCAGGAATTAACAGCCCTTTTGTGAACACAGGGGAGctctccctggaggagttcatgGAGGGTGTGCAGAAGGATGAAGTGCTGCTGGACATCCTCACCCGCAGCCTGGACCTGACACACATCGTCCGCTTGATCCAGAACGATGGGAAGAACCCACACgagccagagcaggaggcacAGGATGCCCAGTAggctcctgggcaccttccCATCATCTCCACCTTTCCCCCTTGCATTATAAAGACAAATCAGGCTGTAGCTGTGGGAGCTGGTGAGCTGTCCCAGCACCAGTACCAGACTATCCTGCTAGTGCATggaccaggctctgctcctctggcagagggttCAGGGGAGCCCAGGGCTCACCAagcactgccctggccctgcctggcacagctggagagaggacaggctgctgtgaaggtgctgggatGGTGGCTCGTCAtgctgcaagcacacatctGCTGCTGGGACTGCCAAGGGGACTCTGGGGCCTCTGGATATGGCAAGAGAGGATGCACCAAGGAGAGAAACCTCAGGGAGGCTGCGTTCTGAGAGGAGCCTCAAGGAGGCTGAGTTCTGAGAGGAGCCTCAGagctctccctgggcagtggcCAACACCAGCATCTGCACTGGGGATGAGCCCCAAGGATGCCCAGCCCCTGGTCCTGGTGAGAGGGGGTCCCCAAAGGACAAATGTACAAAACCCAGGGAGAAAACCTGAACCTTCTCTTCCCATATCTGtttccagagcaggagatcAGCAGGTTTGGTCCTTGGTTCTCTCATTTGTCACCATTCAGTTAGCAATTGTTAGTGACACTGCCAGATCCAGACAGCTGTGGGCTAGAAAAAGGGGAGTGGAGAATGCAGTGGCTttcctttgtttaaaaaagcaCTAAACCCACAGAATGGTGCCTTTTTTAACCAACTATCTGAACTTTAAGGGCATTTTCTCCTTGAAATATCTGGAAGGGCTGTGTTGAACCACGTCAGGCTGCAACAGCAGCCACCTGAGGGGGAAGAGTTTTGCATGCTTGTAGGAATATTCCTGCAGTCTTCTAGGCTGTGCAATAAACTTAAACTCTCCTGCCCCTTATGCTCCGTGAACATCAGGAGGTTTTCACCacaacagcagctggcagggaagtGCTGCCAGAGAGGGGCCAGACACAGCACCCACACCACGAGCATCCCCAGCAGGCAAAGGACACCGCCACGGTACTGTGGGCTCAAGGACTGTCCCCCGTGGAATAAAACCCTGGCCGTAGCATTCCGGGCACAGCGACCTCCTCTGCAGGTGCCAGCCAGCAGTGGCAGGAGTGGGGGCTGCACCCAGGACCCAGCACACGCACAAGGGATGCAGCCGGAGCGGCGGCCGCGCCCCCGCGCCCGGCCGGGGCTGAGCCTCGGCTGCTCCTCCAGAGGAGTTTCCTCGTCCGATGGGAGCAAGCTGCAGGTttgctggggcagcagggacaccggGGATGATTTCTTGCCTAGCTGAAGGGCTCTTCATTTAGCACTGGATGCTTGCAATTCATAAGCAGCTTTCTGaccattttcctgtctttttcatTTGACAGTGTTTTACCTGGAAGCTTTTGTACTTCCAATCTTCTAGTGAACTAATAAAGATGCTTTACAAGATTATTTCAGGgtctgcttttcctctcttccaatCAATCATTCTGTTTCCAGCAGGACAGATGAATTGGCTCCAGCAAGTGCAGAAAGCTTTGCTTTGGCTTCATTGCAAGAGTTCTTGTCCAAGATGAGcacagggaaggggagaggtctggtttcttcttctctttgcttctcaGAGCAGCTTAGAAaagaggctgctctggctgctcacATCCCACAggtgctgcctgctcttctgaccttccctgcactgagcagcacagctcagtgctCAGCTTGCTTTAGTCAAACCTCACCCCTGGGTAATCCTACAACTCTCTCTTGTAGCTCTCTGCTTTACCCCACCCATTCCTCAACACCTTCTGCTTTCTGGGTCACATCTGGCAGCCCCAtagctccctcctgcccctaTTTTCCACCCAGACAGGCAGCAAGTGCAGGATGCAcagacacagccctgctggctaCTGCCCCTGACAGCTTGGTTTGGGCTCTGTGGTTGTTGGGCAGACACAGAAACCAAAGGCCAGGGAGGAACTTGTTGATGGTCCAGCTTGTCCAGTCACCCCTCTTACACCAGTGTGagacagagcaggctgcaaacaTCTTATtagagccaggctgagctgtttACTCAGTGTGCAATGCTCCTCCTTGCAGCACAACTAActcccccacaaaaaaaaaaacatcacaaAACTCCCTGTGCTTCATCTTTACAGCAGCAACGAGGAGGGAGCAGAGTTCAGCTTTCTTGCACCCACCTCCTCTACAGAGACACAGTCAGCCCTGCCACTGCCTCCTCTagtccctctctgctctgcaagcCCAAgtagctggaagcagcagcccccaCAAGCCCCATTTCTATGTATGAAGGCAAAGTTATCCCAACAGGGCTGTCCCAGAACTGCTGGCTGGCCCAAGGCACTCCTCACACCTCAGCGTCTCTCTCCAGAGGATGTTTATTCAGCCTCtaagaaagcaaattaaaaataattaaaaactaaTATTGTGACTCTCTTTGGCCTAACTCAGGCATCAGTCACTCATTTCAAAACGGTGGTGGCAGCCACAGACACTTTGCTCACTCCTGGGACAGTCTCAGTGGTGAGTGAgaggcagcccagctgctccaggagcctggagctgtgtcagctcccagctctgcctccccctcTGCAGTGACCTGGGACAGGTCCCTGAAACAGGGTCAGGATGGAGAGTTGCAGCCGTGCTAAAACCACCCAGGGAGTGACTTTTGGCAGCACCATGGCATTTATCTCAGCGGGGCTGAGGTGCCAAAACACCATCAGTGCACAGCTGGCTTTTGAGGGATGCAGAAATCATGgactgcccatggtggggaggggtcTTAGGTGGGCTCTGCACCAGAGCAGGGCTACCCTGGCTGTGAGGTGTATTTCCTTCCACCTCCCTCTGTGCAACAAAGCAATGATACAAAGCAGGTTCTCAGACAGGTGCTGCTAAAGGTCCTTTATCCCCAGGGGATGAGGCTGCCCCACGGCACAGCTCTGATGTTCCTGTGTCAGACACCAGAGCCCAGAGCACCATTAGATACCCTCAAAGACCCTGTAGTGAAGATCTTTAGGAGTAACACAGGGGCTTTAAAGGTGATGTGTTTGAGACACTTTCTAAACTGGTGAGGTGCACTGTCcaaggagaggggggagaggggagagagaagggaagaggggggagagaagaggagaggataggagagggagaagaggagaggagaggagaggaaagagaaggtaTTTTCCCAGactgctggagccagctgtgGGTGTTGTGAGAACATGACCCCAATTGGTGAGACCTCAAGACATCCCTACAGTgaccagcacagggctgtgcaacccctggcactgccactcTGCTTTCCAACATGACATTTTCAAGGAGAAGCTGACCACGGGGGCTTTGGGAATGACCTGAACACAAACCTTTCCCCTAGGCAGCCACCAGACCCCAGCCAGCCAGGGGAGACCCTCCCCTCTCAGGACATCAGGTGTATCAACAAACCAAGCACAGAGCTGGATGGactcctcctctttccttcacAGCTTCATTATTTGTGCTCAGTGCTTCTCCTGGGAATGCACTTCCCAGAGTATTTTGGGATGTGATGCCTCCTTGGCTCCTGTTCCCTGGTGCCTCTCTCCAtcagcccccttcagctacagCCTCACCTTCAGCTTTCTAATCTGATTATTCCACCTTCAGTCCCACCCAACTCGAGGGCCACCAAACATCAGAGCAGatggcaggagctcagcagaaCCTCCTGACATTTGCCTTTTCCAAGCCATCCTGGTTCCCAGTTTAGACCCAAAAGAAATCCGATCAGGCAAATCCAATTGTAGCTGGGCTGTAAGGCTGGAAAAATGGATTATGCAAAGTGTCTGACATCAATGGCTTGCTGTGGATGTTGAACTGAGTTGGGGAGGAGATCAAAGAGCTTATACCAATGGATTTAAAAACAGGACTAAGACTAAAGCACCTTGACAAAAGATTACACAACTGATAAGAGGAACAATTTTCCATTGGGTGATGCCAGCACTGACACAGGCATTGCCCACCTTGTGCCCAGGCTGGTCCAGGCCAGAGAAGGTGGCACCACCCAGCTGCCTAGTCCAACACATTGAGCCCTAAATTCATTGAGCTTCCTGTTTCAGTCCTGACAGGGTCAAAAGGCAGGAGCTATCTGATTGCAGCACTGTCAGCTCACCTTGTGAGCACCTATTTCAAATTCCATTAACAATTAATTGCTTTTAATGAcacacttctgcttttctctgtcaTTGGGTAGAAGTTAAACAGAAGAGActcctttcctgctctgcatCTGCAGAAGCATCatcacctctgccttctctttgTCTCACCCAGGCTGGCTGCTCCACTTAACACCTCCCTTAAATTCATTATGTCTTAAAGCCCTACAGCTTTGGCCAGGTGCTTACAGAGGTCTCAGTCTTCAttctaagtggaaaaaaaagataaattctcCAAACCAGATGGAATTTTCATAAATAAATCTTTATTAAATTGATGTTACAAAACCTCTCCCAGCAGCCATCCACGTGCTTGGTGCTAGGATGCCCTCTACCACCCCAGCTGaggactgctgctgcagggccatGGAACATCTCCTCCCATGCCTCACCAGGTGAGCAGAGTAAGAGTTGAAAGCATTGAAGTAAACCTCCAGTGTTGCAACTACAGCAAGCAAACATCCACTGAACTGTGCAAGAAGCAGAGGGAGTTGTGTTGGTTGAGAGGCTGAGATGCAAGGAATTAAGAGATTTGTGTCCTCCACTGAAAACATTTGTCCACAAGttggaagaatcatagaatggtctggattggaaaggacctccaaagggtatctagtccaacctccctgcaaccagcagggacatcctccactagatcagcttgctcagagccttgttgagcctcaccttgaatatctccagggatggggcctcaactacctccctggacaacctgttgcagtgttctaccaccctcatggtgcagaacttgttcctaacatccaatctaaatcttctctaatttcaaaccattgcctctcatcctgtcactgcaggcctttggaatcagtccctctgcagctgccttgtagccccttcagatgttagaaggttgctctaaggtctccttggagccttctccaggttgaacacccccagctccctcagccttgtcctagtagcagaggttctccagccccctgatcatcttcgtagccctcctctggctctcctccatcaggtccatgtccttcctgtgctgaagactccagagctggatacagcACTCCAGTAAAGTGAATCTTTTCTTCCAAGCTCTCGAGTcaaatttttctttcagatcttTGGCTGCTAAACTATTGAGCTGAGCTTTCAAGAGCTGCCTTACAGCATGAGCTGGGAATCTAATCAGCACTGATAAGCACACCAGAAGCCAGTGCATATTTACAGAGCACTCTTGGAAAGGCTGTTTTAGAAGTGGAAATGTAGATGCATTTGAACTCCAGCATTGCCTGTATCTTATCCTGACCACTTCCTCATGGTCCTGAATTTAAACACTGGCTGAAGTGACAAGACCACAAACCAGAAAACTAACTAATTACTGAAGGATCCTACAACCCTAATTAaaggccacaaaaaaaaaaaaaggggggaggggagggggagagagggggcaGGTTGCAAATTTTATCATGGGTATGACCAGGCCCACTGATCCCCTGGGAAAATTAATACAAACCAGACAAGCTCATGGTTATACTCCTGGGGAAGTTTTCCTTGCAAAGAAACCAATGAAATCTCAAATAACAGTGAGCTAAAATATTGGTTCAACCCAAATTCTCCTTCCACACACGTGGGAGTCCAGGTTAGAATAGCAGAGCTCAGCCTACAGCTGCTCCAGATTTTATATCTATAGTCTGTGGCTAAATTAAGCCCGGTGTAAAACCACTGGACTGCAGCAACTCACTTGGATTCTCTGTCActtgctgccttctgtgctcctgctgagaAAGCAGCACCAATCCTCCCATTGCAGGGACActgccaggcagagctctgctcatCCCTTGTCCCTCCTTCTACCTCTCCCAGTGCAGTGAGAGTCGTGGAGCTCCTAGAGCTCAATCTTCACAGGGCAGGAAAAGCTGTTCTGGAGTGATGATTTGGTAGGAAAAAGGCTCCAAAGGAGCAGAACCACACTTGTGCAAATCTGACCTCTAAATGTGGCTGTGAAGAGGAGGTACaattggtgctgctgctgctgctcctcactgtttgggaaaagcatttttccagcctcacagccccagggctctgaacaGGTCGAAGGAAGCAGACTGTGAtccataggagagatgctggaAGTTGCTGCTCCACCTGCCCAGCccacacagcaggctggccTCAGCTCTGGGAGCTGTCTTGGCTGGCACCTACAGTCCACTGCTCACTTTTGATAAGCAACATGTTGGTGCTCAGCAATTTTCCCTTGACATTTAATTCCACTAAACACAAACACAGGCCTCCTGTGTGTATCAAGTCTGTCAGAGCACCTCTTCTGCTGTCACTTTGGGTTCTTCTGCTGCCACCTTTGGTTCTTCTGCTGCCACCCTTGGTTCTTCTGCTGCCACCCTTGGTTCTTCTGCTGTGACTTTGGGTTCTTCTGCTGCCACCTTTGGGTTCTCCTGCTGCCACTTTTGTTTGGATGTGTTTGTGTCTCTTTAGGCATGGATGATGCAAACCCCAATCTGCCCTGGAGACAGCACCACCACGTCAGGATTCCTTGCTTCCCAATCCCATCTGTCATCGGAACAAAACCCTGCCCAGCATCCATTGCAagaagccacacacacacacacacacacacacacacaaagtttGTTCCTTGGGGTGTAACCAAAAACCAGAGCTGGCAAACACAGTGTTATGTACACAGAAAGACTTATTCATGGGCCAAAAATAGTCTCTGGGTaccagcagcatgcagcagatGGGTTTCAGGTTGAGGTACAGCTTCTTAAACCACTGAAGTTTTCATCTGGATGCTGAGGTTGTATGAGAAAGGAAAGCCACTACCACCCTAGAGTAAGTCACAGTTGTAGTCAGCATCACATTTCCAGAGTTTGCTCAGAACATAGCActctttctcctctgctcagTGACCCAGCCCCCAGGGTTGACATCCATTTGCAACATCTTCATCACCCACTTGTCTTTCCTGGCCCCATCAATGAACTCATCAAGGGATAACTGCCCTGTGTAGGAGATGAGAAGAACAAAAAGGGGAGACAAAACGTGACAGATCAGACaagaagaggaaggcaggaagtaAAAGCCATCTATGGTTCAGAGAAGGAGGTAATAAATATAACCAAAGCCATACTTCATTTCCCACCCCGGGTTTAGGGCAGCTAACTGAAAGAcaaaccagcagctgccagccagtGCACCCACACCTGCCCCATCCTGCTGGCTGGCACAAAGTGGTGCCTCTGCTCAGACATGCTCCTCCAGGAGGGTGGCAAGTGTCATCCTGCAAGCTCCAGCTTGACTGGAGCCACTGGCTTTATCCAGGCTGTTTGTGCTGGGACCTACACTCTGGCTACTTGGGGCTTTTAGAGGCTGAGATCTGTGTGTCCTCAAAACCTGGACTGAGCAGGTGTCTGTGTTTTACATGCCAATAACCATGACAATTATTTCATCCTGCTGCACCAAGTTACTCTGGATTCCATCAAACAGCCCAGAACCAAACTCAGTGTGTCCACTGGTCCTGGTTTCTTGAGAACTAGGATTCcagccagcctgcccagcacagagaacACCTGATGGCACCTGGGCATCACTTACCATCCCCATTCTCATCCACTAACTGAAATATCCTGTCCACAACCTCCTCTGGTGTGAGCAATGGGGTCCTCTCCTCCACCTCGGCCCGACACACTTGCTTCAGCTTGTAGATGGACTGAAAAGAAGTTCACAGATTATGAGAGGAAGTGGAAAATAAGGAGCAGTGAACTCCAGCATCTTCCCAACAGCGTCAAGGTCTCTCCAAAAGCTGCAGTTTTAACCTTTCTAGGAAGATTTGCCACTCAGTCTTTAATAAAACCTCTGACCTGAAGCTCTCACAGACTGCAGAACACTTCATTTGCTCTTTgaagctgctgccctcctgctttCCTGACACAATTTGGTCAGGCCTCAGGGTTCCTTTGCAAAGAACAAGGCAAGAGCTTCACAGAGGAGAAAATCCTCTGGCTTTGGAGTGTGATTTTTCTAGCATTTGAGGCCAGGCACATCTGGACTTAGCCAGCTCTCTCCCAGGGAACTTGTGCCTAAGCTGCAAGATCAAACCCACATTAGCACATCCCTTGACCCATAGTTTCTGTTCCACTTTGTCACTGGAAAGGGGCAGATTTTATCTGCTCCTCCCATGCCAGCTGCCATTTACACCTTGGGCTGCAGGGGTTTGTCTGAAACTCTTCCCAGAGAGGAGATTAGCAAGGCCCTAACAACTCCAGCCAATTCCTGGTTGACCTCAAAACTATAATTGAACCTGGCCTGGCCAAGCTCCTGAGATGCTCCCACTCTTGGTGCTGCAGCTAACAAGCTGGTGACACTTTCCACCCAAAATGACCTACTTTCCACAGACCCCACTGCTGATGTTTTCTCAAGACTGCATTTCACCCAAGACTGAAAATGTTGCTTGCCCAGGGATGACATCTCATGACTCCTGCAAGGGTGGGTCACAGCACCAGTGGTGCAGGGCTGACTCCAGCACAATCACCCAAAGTCAGAACCCAGGTGCCCTGCATCCCACTCTCTGCTAAGCTACTCCTCTCCTCTCACACCTTACAGTCCCTAATGAAAGCCAAGTGTAGAACATACAGAAacccagaaagaaaaaactgcAGAAGGGATTTCTGTGCTGATTTGTGCCTCTCAGAGGTTTTCACCAGCAACTCAGGCAAGAAACTTGGCTCCTCTAAGGGGCATGGGGTGAAACCCACTTCCATTGGCCAGTGCAATGGCTCTTGGTGAAAAAGGTTGAAAGTAGAGGCAGAGCTGAGACACAGAACTTAACAGCATCCAGATGCTGCATTTCTGGACAGCTTCAGCAGGGACCAGGGGCCTGCAGAGGGTATCAGTGATCCCTCAGCCACCACATTGGGCTCCAAACCACTCAACACACATCCCTTTCACCAAGGTCAGGCCTTTTCACTTCATCACTATCCACAGCTGCCTTGAAACCTGATTATCACAATTATCATGATTATCATTACATTGCCAAAGATCTGTGATTGCTTAAATGGGTGATTAGGCAATGCCTACTTACTTCAACAAtttccagcagctcaggttTATCTATGCAGCCATTCCCATCCTTGTCATACACTTTGAATGTCCACCTCagcttgtgttccagtttgcctCTTAAGACAAGATTCAAGGCAG belongs to Indicator indicator isolate 239-I01 chromosome 35, UM_Iind_1.1, whole genome shotgun sequence and includes:
- the GUCA1B gene encoding guanylyl cyclase-activating protein 2, giving the protein MGQQFTNAEGEQTEIDVAELQEWYKKFVVECPSGTLFMHEFKRFFGVHDNHEAAEYIENMFRAFDKNGDNTIDFLEYVAALNLVLRGKLEHKLRWTFKVYDKDGNGCIDKPELLEIVESIYKLKQVCRAEVEERTPLLTPEEVVDRIFQLVDENGDGQLSLDEFIDGARKDKWVMKMLQMDVNPGGWVTEQRRKSAMF